One genomic region from Oncorhynchus clarkii lewisi isolate Uvic-CL-2024 chromosome 21, UVic_Ocla_1.0, whole genome shotgun sequence encodes:
- the LOC139379637 gene encoding nuclear pore complex protein Nup50-like isoform X1 codes for MAKRIADKELTDRNWDQEDEGEECSDGVHQAGTFSIASDDVMKSRPIKKAKRRAAGSEGQSGGAFTVFKGFSLAPTSGTGPAAEGITAFSGFGNGVGFKPLSGLSNGNSVKPVTPALTGFTSPTATKTTTPGSLTFSGPSSSAVITGQQSNGSSPAVSSRSLSSSLSTNSGNNQEYSRQLTALNCSVRDWITKHVNGNPLCDLNPIFRDYEKHLASIDKKYGGSGGTGAVTGAAVVADGGSESRSRAEEPEEKRAVSTAPPPSSSAAGSTATAPVFSFSKDKDGITTAPGESSAAPAPIPAGISFSLGQKGNSSVLGSLSTGGAPGVSSSSLFGGAAPPAFSFSGAKAEAAPTQTTDENGEESDEPPKVEVQEIKEADAFYSRKCKLFYKKETEFKEKGVGTLHLKTTSDGKTQLLVRADTNLGNILLNIMVQPSILCSRMGKNNVMVMCVPNPVVDHNNPTNPVAMLIRVKTAEDADELHNILEEKKA; via the exons ATGGCGAAGAGGATTGCCGACAAAGAGCTGACTGACCGGAACTGGGaccaggaggatgagggagaggag TGTTCTGATGGTGTTCATCAGGCAGGGACATTTTCCATCGCTAGTGATGATGTGATGAAGAGCAGGCCCATCAAGAAGGCCAAGCGTCGGGCTGCTGGTTCAGAG gggcagagtggaGGAGCATTCACAGTGTTTAAAGGGTTCTCCCTGGCCCCTACATCGGGAACCGGGCCAGCCGCTGAGGGGATCACAGCCTTCTCCGGGTTCGGGAATGGGGTAGGGTTTAAACCCCTGTCTGGGCTGTCCAATGGGAACAGTGTCAAACCTGTCACTCCGGCCCTCACCGGGTTCACCTCGCCTACTGCCACCAAGACCACCACACCAG GTTCATTAACATTCAGCGGCCCCTCCTCCAGTGCTGTCATCACAGGGCAGCAGTCTAATGGTTCCTCCCCCGCGGTTTCCAGTCGGtctctcagctcctctctctccactaacaGCGGTAACAACCAGGAATACAGTAGGCAGCTCACAGCTCTCAACTGCTCTGTCAGGGACTGGATCACCAAGCACGTCAACGGAAACCCCCTCTGTGACCTAAACCCCATCTTCAGGGACTATGAAAAGCACCTGGCCAGCATCGATAAGAAGTACGGAGGGAGTGGAGGGACTGGAGCTGTGACTGGAGCTGCTGTGGTGGCGGACGGAGGCTCAGAGAgcaggagcagagcagaggaacCAGAGGAGAAGCGGGCAGTCAGTACCGCACCACCACCCTCATCTAGCGCCGCCGGCTCGACCGCCACGGCCCCGGTGTTCTCCTTCAGTAAGGACAAGGACGGCATCACTACGGCCCCGGGGGAGAGCTCAGCCGCTCCTGCTCCGATCCCCGCTGGCATCAGCTTTAGCTTGGGCCAGAAGGGGAACAGCTCAGTGTTGGGGTCTCTGAGCACCGGAGGAGCTCCtggtgtctcctcctcctccctgtttgGAGGCGCTGCTCCTCCTGCCTTCTCCTTCAGTGGGGCCAAAGCGGAGGCTGCCCCCACCCAGACCACAG ATGAAAACGGGGAGGAGTCTGATGAACCTCCCAAAGTGGAAGTCCAGGAGATTAAGGAGGCTGACGCGTTCTACTCCAGAAA gtgtaaACTGTTCTATAAGAAAGAGACGGAGTTCAAGGAGAAGGGAGTTGGAACGCTGCATCTGAAAACCACCTCAGACGGAAAGACACAGCTGCTAGTCcgcgctgacaccaacctgg gtaacATCCTGTTGAACATCATGGTCCAGCCCTCCATACTCTGTTCCAGGATGGGAAAGAACAACGTGATGGTGATGTGTGTTCCTAACCCTGTCGTGGACCACAACAACCCTACCAACCCTGTCGCCATGCTCATCAGGGTCAAAACAGCAGAGGACGCTGATGAACTGCACAACATACTGGAGGAGAAGAAAGCTTAG
- the LOC139379637 gene encoding nuclear pore complex protein Nup50-like isoform X2 gives MAKRIADKELTDRNWDQEDEGEEAGTFSIASDDVMKSRPIKKAKRRAAGSEGQSGGAFTVFKGFSLAPTSGTGPAAEGITAFSGFGNGVGFKPLSGLSNGNSVKPVTPALTGFTSPTATKTTTPGSLTFSGPSSSAVITGQQSNGSSPAVSSRSLSSSLSTNSGNNQEYSRQLTALNCSVRDWITKHVNGNPLCDLNPIFRDYEKHLASIDKKYGGSGGTGAVTGAAVVADGGSESRSRAEEPEEKRAVSTAPPPSSSAAGSTATAPVFSFSKDKDGITTAPGESSAAPAPIPAGISFSLGQKGNSSVLGSLSTGGAPGVSSSSLFGGAAPPAFSFSGAKAEAAPTQTTDENGEESDEPPKVEVQEIKEADAFYSRKCKLFYKKETEFKEKGVGTLHLKTTSDGKTQLLVRADTNLGNILLNIMVQPSILCSRMGKNNVMVMCVPNPVVDHNNPTNPVAMLIRVKTAEDADELHNILEEKKA, from the exons ATGGCGAAGAGGATTGCCGACAAAGAGCTGACTGACCGGAACTGGGaccaggaggatgagggagaggag GCAGGGACATTTTCCATCGCTAGTGATGATGTGATGAAGAGCAGGCCCATCAAGAAGGCCAAGCGTCGGGCTGCTGGTTCAGAG gggcagagtggaGGAGCATTCACAGTGTTTAAAGGGTTCTCCCTGGCCCCTACATCGGGAACCGGGCCAGCCGCTGAGGGGATCACAGCCTTCTCCGGGTTCGGGAATGGGGTAGGGTTTAAACCCCTGTCTGGGCTGTCCAATGGGAACAGTGTCAAACCTGTCACTCCGGCCCTCACCGGGTTCACCTCGCCTACTGCCACCAAGACCACCACACCAG GTTCATTAACATTCAGCGGCCCCTCCTCCAGTGCTGTCATCACAGGGCAGCAGTCTAATGGTTCCTCCCCCGCGGTTTCCAGTCGGtctctcagctcctctctctccactaacaGCGGTAACAACCAGGAATACAGTAGGCAGCTCACAGCTCTCAACTGCTCTGTCAGGGACTGGATCACCAAGCACGTCAACGGAAACCCCCTCTGTGACCTAAACCCCATCTTCAGGGACTATGAAAAGCACCTGGCCAGCATCGATAAGAAGTACGGAGGGAGTGGAGGGACTGGAGCTGTGACTGGAGCTGCTGTGGTGGCGGACGGAGGCTCAGAGAgcaggagcagagcagaggaacCAGAGGAGAAGCGGGCAGTCAGTACCGCACCACCACCCTCATCTAGCGCCGCCGGCTCGACCGCCACGGCCCCGGTGTTCTCCTTCAGTAAGGACAAGGACGGCATCACTACGGCCCCGGGGGAGAGCTCAGCCGCTCCTGCTCCGATCCCCGCTGGCATCAGCTTTAGCTTGGGCCAGAAGGGGAACAGCTCAGTGTTGGGGTCTCTGAGCACCGGAGGAGCTCCtggtgtctcctcctcctccctgtttgGAGGCGCTGCTCCTCCTGCCTTCTCCTTCAGTGGGGCCAAAGCGGAGGCTGCCCCCACCCAGACCACAG ATGAAAACGGGGAGGAGTCTGATGAACCTCCCAAAGTGGAAGTCCAGGAGATTAAGGAGGCTGACGCGTTCTACTCCAGAAA gtgtaaACTGTTCTATAAGAAAGAGACGGAGTTCAAGGAGAAGGGAGTTGGAACGCTGCATCTGAAAACCACCTCAGACGGAAAGACACAGCTGCTAGTCcgcgctgacaccaacctgg gtaacATCCTGTTGAACATCATGGTCCAGCCCTCCATACTCTGTTCCAGGATGGGAAAGAACAACGTGATGGTGATGTGTGTTCCTAACCCTGTCGTGGACCACAACAACCCTACCAACCCTGTCGCCATGCTCATCAGGGTCAAAACAGCAGAGGACGCTGATGAACTGCACAACATACTGGAGGAGAAGAAAGCTTAG